The window ttttctatTGGCAGGAGAGCAGCTGagtagtagagcagtggcaccaagtgtcatatcatgaaactgaaaagagaaacagaatagaggagggttagtaacttTATACATattgaataacatatttttgtacaaatgactaacaaggAGAAATGCAGCATACACAGCTAatcggcagctctagtcagggtatggtagactaaagtaatgagtcttcagccgggatttaaaagccaagtttgaagggacatctcttacaTAAGCAGACAAATCATTCCAAAGTGAAAAGTGGATCTGCTAGTCAATCAGGCTGTATGTAGATTGAAGAACTGGTTCAAAACAAGAGGATGGTGTAACTATGGGTAGATGTGCTACACTTCAATACTAAATTAGGTGAACTAACAACAACAGAGCAGACCTTTTGCTCTGAAACCAAATTAGAGTTAACCAAAGGAACATCATTAAGCCCAGGTAACCAAATGAAATTGAATGTCACAGTGAACACTGCAAGGACAACATAAGaccattttaatcaaaatattattttaattgaaatgctCTAGGCTATATTAATCTACACCGGAATAGGACATCACCATGACAAACACCACATGTTGGTGGTACAGTATACACAATATAAAAACTGTAGCAGAAATAATAACTCACCAAATACAGAGTGCCATCAGTGAAGCTGAGTAAAGCATATCTTGTCTAAAAAGGCCCTTCTTGTTAAAATGTCCTTCTATAGCTTGCTTCCacttattattttcattctgttgACATCAATATGGCGTTCTTTCATTGTAGTATCGATTGAAGGAAAGAGTTCTTTCCTAACCCAtctgtaattaaagtagcacgagCAATTTCAGTCATTTTCTTATATCCCaactgtaattaattaaaaattatgcTGTCTGTGTTGGATCAGACAACATCAACATTGATCAATATTGATCAAAGATCAACATTGATGACATCGATAATACAAATGTTATGATTCACaaacacaaaaatggcaaaaaggtgtgagacctccaaaaaagagtgaaaaaaacaGACCACAATCCCTACCAGGTTTCCCAGGTAAGGGTTACACTAAGGTGGCCTGAGGGTCTAGGCAAATGAGAGGCTTCGGTCTTGTCAGGGCCTCAAAATCgagaacaggcttttaaagttcagatATCACAAGAGATGCACAATATCTTAAAACGTTTCTCACAAGAAGGGGAACCATTGAAACTCCAGCTGGTTATAAGACAAGTCCTACAAGAACTTTAGAAAAgaggttatttactgtatttacaaaaaaaggaaaatacaagaaaaggcctaaaacactaaaacacatactgtagctaAAAGGTGTGCTGCTGGTAAATCTCCTGTAAAGTGCGATAcgtttggatgtatggatttgtacctattattggctgtagaatacCTGTTACGTCGGATCATTTagctctttcgattctatgttgcatcgcttctccgtgatcataaagatacacctgaccaaattgtgtttttttttaattaaacttgccGTAGCTGCAATTGTTGCgggaacacagattctcatagtgtatggtccattattgtgtaaatcaacgtattgtgcattgaatgatgctaacGCGAAATGATTATTGTAGATGCGTATATTTTgcttgtagtgtttgtggatttcactttcaccaaacaacaaatcttttaattctcacggatacgcctcttcattgggaagagacactactttttcctgatggcaacacaaattagacgatctacaagtctccgacttacaCTTTAAAGCCTcccaatatctacatacttccgacatatcacctatgtccatatattcaatctctttttgctgttctgttatttcaccgagtaataactTCCATTTGTTTGAGCGAATGCGATCTGTACTGTGTTGTCGTtgacactttcaaattttagtactgtcatatttttgaacttgctctgTGTGTGTATCGTGACAAGGTTATTTGTGAGCCTTTCGAATTTCACTGctgtcataatctgtaacctgctctgcatgtgtatagcgccaacgtttttaaacgtctttatgaagttctactgtgtcttttactctttgtcttttatttctgaccccttttggacctgcaaggttttcagttccacttgttccagggtgattattactttccttgcctaggccagcatctcacgggaacatgcttccaatggatgtcagtatgatgtgacttgaccgtgtcaagggaagtgaaagtgtctctgcctctctgaaaTGTCTCTCTTCAGAACATCacgtctttttttttgtataatagagagatgcatATGCATATGCTGTAGGTGCACATCATTTGATTTCGCCATTTGTCCTATTCATACCTACTGCCGAATACAAGATTTTGGGTGTTGTTCAAgctcaagcactttattgtcattgtgtaaaaCAACAAAGTTAAGTTTATGACAACCCCAAAAGTGCATTTCCAGAatagaatataagtaacaatgtaaaaacagaatttaagttaaaaaaggagaaaatagaATAGTCGTATACACTGTCAACAAGAAACCAGAGTAAATTATTATTGCCCAATAGATAGCAGCTTGAATTACTGTACTTGTACCTATTAATGAATagtatattacatattatatattgtattatattagtaTGTTGCACATTACCAAAACGGCTTATTGCacatattcaattaaaaattattgcagactgaggagattcagaacttagaaagtttatggcagatgggaaaaagctattttgtGCATATGCAGATCGATCTAAAGCATCTACCTGATGGGaagagctcaaacaaagaatttccaggatgagtatTATCCTTAATAATGTTTTCGGCCATTCTCACACATTGAGTCTTATACAAGAATTCGAGTGATAGCAGTTCAGTACCGATGATGACCGCTGCTGATTTTAAGACttgctgcagggcttctttagcagccttggtgcagctgttgtaccaaaCAATCATGCAGTTAATCAAGaagctctctatagtgcatctatagaaattaaccagcagcttcttgGGGAGGTTAAGTCTCCTTAGTTTCCTCAGAAAATACTGTAGAATaaaattgttgtgctttgcctattacaACCAAGGTGTTGTCAGCCCATGACAAGTCCTCTGAAACTTAAAGCTAGAAACTCTCCACAGCCTCTTCATTGATTGCTGTTGGGCTGTGAGTGATCTTTTTAGTGGCCCTAATGTCCAGAATAagttctttggtctttttggtgtttaagaccaggttgttgatGTCAAGTTcggaacctcttccctatatgtaTCTTCATCATTGTCTAATACAAGCTCATTCTGACCCTTACTGGGATATTCCTTCTATTTTCTGAACACACTTTTTCCAATGATTTCATAAAGAGCAAATGCTTATGAGGGAGCACCAGCTGGAAGACAAAAGTGAACTGTTGTGACCAATTTGTTTCATAAACAGTTGATTATTCTTTAAAAGCAAGCCAGAAAGAGATCTATCAGAGGGCAGAAACAGAGAGTTGTCAGGGCAAGCAGAGTTAGTTTACCAAAGGTAGAGATTGCTATGGAGTCATTTTAGAACAAAACAAGAGTGAAAGCCAAAAAGCAAAAACCTTAAAAAGAAATTGCCTGAGAAGTTATTTTCTCTCAGTAGAAAAATGTCTTCCCTTTATTAGGAGAAAAGCACAATTACCTTCTGagcatatagtgcttttcttgatATAAAATGGTTGCCTTGACATCTGTCGTGCACCTCTGCCATTTTCATGCAGAGGTACAGGTGTGAAAAGGCATTATGGGGGATCGAACATCAGGCCAGCTTGGCAAGAGTGTCTGTGTTTGGACTGAGAGCCTAAAGGCCATCTACAAAGCAACTGAGGGATGAGTTGTATccgaattctattggtctaaagttggctgtttgggattggttttaaaaatcagaggccattctgtaccacaacgccctattggtgtaaggatttggacagagaatctataaatgtgGTTGCTTtactcccctctctctctcacacacacaccatggccaTAAAGACAACACACTGAGGAGCACAGCTCAACAGCCATATTTGAGACAGGTATGTGAAGAAAGCTTACTAGAAATAATGACTTAACTAgtgacatttaagtaactacacgTCTGTGTGCCTCCTCAATctacacatctagcatttatgtatttatgttgtatggttgccagtattaaCAGGTACTTTGCTTCTTGTTATtatgttatgaatattatcaataatacattatttaaagttgtaacttaactcctgcttgtcctttaactctatgtaattgcctgaggttatagatttagaagggaaggtggggagaagttattaagtacaataccttataaaaagtggtaagtgtatgggatttgaGGCCTTCTGataaggggaaagtagagtaatatagaactctaccaagacaaaatcaCATTGCCATGCAGGGATGACCAGAAGCTTATGACACCTTGTGTCACTGTCACAACAGTATAAAGGTCAGAGTTGTGCACTTTCCTGGATGTCACCATAAACGTGGAgatttaaacaaacatttttgtgtgCTTTGTGATTGGATGGACTTCCAATAATGATTTAGTTTAGTTTTACGACTGGTCCATTATTCTTTAAGCCTGCCACGTTTATATCACTTGACAGAATACCTATAAGATGGATGTTTGCTATTTTGAAACATtacataataattattattatttcaggatGGTATTGAGATCATATGTGTCTCTATTAGCAAATACATTTTGAGTTTTACTTTGAAAGATGCTAAGTTTTACCACGTCTTAAAAGAATGCATTTGAAAATGACAATTTAACCCGTTTAACTTTCAGGTCATAAAGTGAGTTGTGTCAAGTGCCCATGGTCTGTACAATCGAACTTATAATAGCTACATTACTATGCTGGTTTATGTTACCTACACCTTCTTAATGACAGTTTATAAGTAAATTTACACATCATTATCTAAACAAACCAAAACAGCAAGTCTCATATGCCTTAAAATGTTTGCGTATGCACTGTACAAATCAGTTAGTGatgtaaaatgaaatataatatgtGCCTACATGTAATTGGTGTGTGCACACAGCGTAAAATGGGGGTGTGCAGACCAGGTATTGATTTCAAATACACAGGATGGGATGTTTAATATCCACAGTGCCTGGGGACTATGCAAGGCAGGGACATCCTCTTCCCTGAGCCAAACTTACACCTGACCTGCCAGCATACCTAAAAGATGGAATCGCACTTTGTTTCCGATGTTTTGAGGAGGCTGGACCGCCACATCACTGGGGTTGTCAAGTGAGCTCCTACTTTCATCAACGTTTCAGTGACTAGGCCCACGACGTCTCCAGTAGCCGCAGCAGTGGTATCTGACGTCCCagaaccacccccccccccctctgcaTTTGTCCAGCCTTCTTATTTGGGAGACCAGATAGGGTCTTTTCTTTTAATCCATAGCCACTGGCTGCTCCATCCTGCTACCCTAGATATTTCCTTAATGACATAGAGTAGGGCATGCCCACTAATGCCAAGGTCCCTCATCAGCCTTATAGTGAATGTTGCAACAAAGCCCCTGCATCCAACCTCCACTGGGTAGATTTTTACATTCCATCCTTGCTGTCCTGCCCCCGCTGCAAACTCGGAATATGTCAGTTTTTTCCTTTCAAAAGCTTCCTGCACTGCATCTTCCCAGGGAACTGTGAGCTCAACAAAGTATACCTTCTAATGTGTGCTTGACCACAAGACCAGGTCAGGCCTCAGGTTGGTGACTGCTATTTCTGGTGGGACTGTGAGTCGTTGGCTCACGTCCACCAGCATTTGCCAGTTCTGGTCTTCAGGTGAAAACTTGTGTTGTCTTTGGTCCCCTTCCCGAACAAACAACAAAGGCATATTTAAGTTGGTCTCTCTGGATGGCAGGCCATTGATGGCAGTTCTCTTGCTTTCCAGAGTAGCTGCAAGACATTTAAGCACTTGGCCGTATCTCCAGGTATATCGTCCTTGAGAGAGGCTTACTTTGCATCATGTGAGATGTTAAGCAGGGGGGGCATGATGGACCTTCACCTAGCCATTGGTTGAGGTTTTGAGGGGTAGGGAGGACATCATAGGTAGCTCGAATGAGGAAACTTATCCTACCCGCTTAGTCATAGCAACCCGTTCTCTGATGGTGACACTTGATGACGTCATCATCCTGTGGCTACATAACAgtttaaatgaacaaaatgttaaaatttacaaCATAACACTTGTGCACACCTTGGACAGGAATTcttattcatttacatttttgtatttggcTGACACCCTTACCCAAGTCGAAATAAAAAACTGCAGGTAGAATTTGACACATTTCTTTATCTTATcagagcacaggtaggtgaaaaGACATGtgcatggtcacacagtgtcagttgtaggatttgaacccacaaccgcaAGGACTGATAttcaaagccttaatcactacaacacactgcctgGCATGAAAGTGTGCCAGACTAACATAAAGTCTCCCATTCACATAACAGACATCTTTAGAAAATGAAACTCAAAAACCTACAatagtgcaaactccacacagatggcaTCGAAATACGAACTCAGGTGCCTAGGTCTGGTGGACAATACTGCTAACCGCTGTACCACAATTTAAGGAGAACAGCAGTCTGCTTATTTTTATAATGTGGAGCTTGACTGACAAATcctataaatgataaaatgttgtCACATTTTTTAATCATCGTATACAATCTGTTATCTGTTTTCTCAGTGGAATAGCATCCCACCCCAAGATGCTGCCTCCTATCAACCCTGTAATGGACAAAGCAAATTTACAAAATGGAAGGACTGATTATTCCTATTCTGACTATTCCTCTGTTACACCACACTCTTAGTATCACATCCACCCATTCCCACTGACCATCACCCACCCAATGTTCCATTATAATAAGCAGCACAAATCCAATCGCCAGTCTTTGCCTGTTGTCCAgtcatcagagataaagggattGTGCTGATCAGCCTAATCTACAGGATGTGCTGCAGCGTCAACAGGCCGCCTCCACCTCAGTCTCAGATCGCTGCTGTGCTTCTACAAAGCCAGACAGGAATAgtgaaaaggaaaaggcaagcACCTGGAATTTGCTCTGCCTGGTTTCAGTTTTGTTCACCCATTAACTCTTGAAGACTGACAACAAGGCACCATTCACAGGTATGTACAATTTGAGGGGTTTTAGGGTTGGGGGAAATAAAAAGTGTGTGACACATCACACTAGAACTTCATCTTAAGCATAATCAGAAATATTTATAGCACTTCTTTACAGTTAGCTGTGATCCTGGCATCAGGTAGAGAGCATGGCAGCTCTCTAACACCATGTGTTGGGCGGACACATTCTGGAATGAATTGTCTTCTCATGATTTTTTACAGAGAAAGGGTGAGAGACAGACATTGACAATGCAGCATAGGAAAGTTGCTTCATGttagaaatgaaaataacactTCATCATCTTAGTTGAGCATGAACAGTTTGCAATCATAGTGCCATGCAATTGTGGAACACTGGGTTATTCTGTTAATCTGCTTAAAACCAATAATACTTGCTGATGACCTGGTGCCACTGTCGCCTTTCTTGCTTTGGCCGCTGCCTTTCTCTTTTTCAGCTATCTGCCCACCTTTCCAAAGTAAAAATGCTCcatatttagaaattaaaagcaaaacaaaacactaatCGACACTAATGTCAACAGCGAGTACTTGTGATAACAGTGCAGACCGCCTGCCGTGTCTTCACAACCATAATGAGACGTACCAATATTGTAGTAAATGTGATAACTTGTATATGATAAATATTcattagaaataatgaaaaactgttttatccattttttttcaaaaggaaaaatatcaactgttctgtttgtctgtccatccacccatctgctgatccatccgtccatccacttTGAACAGTTTGTCTTTAAATGAGCTTATACTGCCTGTGTACTCCTGATCTCTAGAGATGATTAAGAAGTTTGGATTGGATGGCCATAATTATTACTATCACCACCTCCCTGCTCTAGCTTTTAATCGTAGCCTGTACATTGTATGTGAGAGGTTTTCCCATTCTCCATGACCTGGGTGTCCTTTCACatcacaaagatgtgcaggttagactGACTGGTCACTCTACATGAGACTTGTGTGCATGACACATGTGAACTAGACCCAACAATTCAGCTTCCTGTTTGTAACAGCATCTTGATGCCTACTGCAAATCACCTAAAGGATGCAGAACTTCTCATAATATCAATAAACTGTAGAAGAATGATATTCAAACAAAGCACCTATTGCTTCTCCAGCTTGAGAATTTAGTATTTCTCTTAGTTTCTTAATGTGCCTGAAGACTTGTGAAAAATGagccatcttatatataaatgtctacgtgtggaagtgtgcgtgtctgtctggcccggaagtgagaggtggagtcggggtaaaggCTCCATCTCCAAGGAAACAGGAAACTCTCTTAGCCACTAATAATACAAgcggggccagcacgtcagcataacgaaacctcagaagaaagacaaagtcgcatagccactaacattggcaaaatggtatcccttttacttttacttttcctcccgacACTAacgcacaagcgatgtgagcacgtcagcaaagcaaatcctcctaggagtagttcatttcaattacctgacatctctacatttcaatttttttttctgacaatttcaatagtttctaggacatcAGGTtatttacagcatgggcttacacagctagtaggtTATAAAATTCTTCTGGACTTTAAATGATTTTGCCTTGCAACTTTGTGGCCCCTTCTATTGGGTCCATCCATTTGAGATCAACAAGGCCTGTTTTGACTTTCATAACATTATAACCAGATGTATGTTTGAAGTATCACTGGAAACCCATTCTACCACAAAAGAGAGTTGCATCTTTTTTTTAGTACCATATGGCAGCAGTCCTGTCCACCACATCACTGAGTATAGACATGCTATAGTTAATTTTCATCACTTGCACACAAagttaaacatttctttttcctaCAGGGTGACATTTCCACAGATGACAAGTGGAACCCACTCCATTGCATGGTAGCATCTAGATCCTGACAGAAAGAGCGACAGCTTGAGCTAGAGCCAGGCTCGGCTGCTATATGTGTGAACAAGGAAACCAAGGCTTTCACCTTCCTGACGTGAGTGCGTGTGAACACATATTGCAAATTGCTCAAAATGGATTCCAAGGTGAAAACCATCCTGGTTTCCCCATTCAGACAATTCACATGTTGCATATCTGTGGACGGAAAAGAACAGGAGCAGCCCCAGAAGAAGGCACCCCATAAGCAACCATGCATGACTGCAGAAGAGTTGCAGAGGTACCAGAAGAGCATCGAACTAGAAAAGTGAGTAGGTTAAACTCCTCTGGCTTTGCTCATTGCCATTAGCAgctaatgttttaatattattttcttcgTTTTGCTCATGCACAGTAAAAAGCGAGCAGCCTTTCACCAGCAGAGGAACGCAGAGCGTGCAGTCATGAGGACTCACTTTCGCCAGAAGTACCAGCTGTCTCAGGTAACTCCATCCATCAACAGACAAAATTTTAACTTATACTTAATGTATTGCTTACAAAGAGATGTTAAAATTTAGTTTGTGAGATTTTGCTTGTGAGACACAGCCTTTCAGCAATTTatcttaatttaattaaagtactTATAGCGGCAGAGAGGCCTGTTGGTACAGTGGTCAGTAATGCTGTCTCACAACTttagtgtcctgggttcaaagccAAGTTCGGTCAGTGTCTACATAACATGTGCACATTCACAACCCATTTGTGTGGATTATAGGAGATTGCTTACACATCCTTAAGAAatgaatgttaaagaaactggcaACTCTTAACTGGGTGAGGGACTGATGAGATGTGAGTGAGTGTATCGTGTGGTAGTCTGGCTTCCCTTCCAGGGTTGGGTCACTTTGTGCCCGATGATGCCATCCCAGTTTCAGACTTGCTGCATCTCAGGTATTGTATTGAGTGGGCTCTGCAAGGAGATGATTTCCATCTCTGAGCTGCTGAAAATGAAACATGTGCAGCACAAATTCCATTTATGGTAAATGCGGTTTAACTTCTAAAATGATGAGATCACCTGTCCTTTCTCTATGTTCCTCAATGAAGGATAGCTACAAGCAAAGGAAGCCTTTAACTTTTTAAAGTGGAATCATCAATCGCAATTAATACAGAGTAGATCTGAAATATGCTTGAGAAGAATTTTAGGGATTTTTTGGTGATTGTTCTTTAAACAAATCAAACTGTATTGGTTGTTTGGGTGTAAATGGCTAACTCAATCCTAATTTTATTAtgggtacaataaaaataaatatagaaaattgtCTTTCTGAAATCAGTTATCGCAGGATTCTCAGCTGtttcaaatttaaagaattaaagaaagTTTGTCTAgacctggggtctcatttataagaACTTGGGTGGATTTGAAGATATATGGTCAGGGGACAAATTAGCCAAGGAGACCTCGCAAATAATTGGGGGACCAACCAGGCCACTCcgtttaatgttaaaaaaaaaattaaagaaaaaagaacttaACCAGGCACTCAGAAAAATGGCACAGTAAGGCCAATGTGCCTTTTCAACAGAAGAGGCTCTATCAAGCAGGAAATGCTGATATAAACTACagtaatgaaaaaacaaacaattcttcAGTGTGGGGTCTGCAGagggtgcaccagctccccagacagacacaaacacaagttcagcaacacacatggattttatttctctgtgggaaactct of the Erpetoichthys calabaricus chromosome 2, fErpCal1.3, whole genome shotgun sequence genome contains:
- the si:ch211-81a5.8 gene encoding complexin-3; its protein translation is MDSKVKTILVSPFRQFTCCISVDGKEQEQPQKKAPHKQPCMTAEELQRYQKSIELENKKRAAFHQQRNAERAVMRTHFRQKYQLSQNSKDNSQMLAAGGSVRLPEALAAMVCSEKSSEQEGGLSFFGAFPGLDLTAFRDSAETTTDQCRVM